Proteins encoded by one window of Dietzia sp. B32:
- a CDS encoding VOC family protein — protein sequence MGQQSDPHAHLHSEQGALRGEHPGRAVDPVIKVQSLAWLEFEKPDLDRAENFARAFGLSTVRVTSTELHLRGTDPGAACVIIRRGPRSRFVGAAFAAAERRDVLRLADATDRTVTALPESIGGVTVDLTDPGGSLVRVVSDAHEAAALTPQQPQVVNAGPQIARINSAQRPPREPARIERVGHVVLQSAHYLDSLNWYLQHLGLIVSDFLYYEGQRERGPVMSFMRCDLGPVPSDHHTLALTLGPRDRYVHSAFQVCDLDAIAAGGEFLLDRGYRRSWGIGRHIQGSQIFDYWRDPDGFLVEHYADGDLFDSTLEPGWAPMTASGLAQWGPPATPDFLGIAPGKESLRELRAMASSLRGDTEFDLQRLRGLLKVAST from the coding sequence ATGGGCCAACAGTCCGACCCGCACGCGCACCTGCACTCCGAGCAGGGCGCACTGCGTGGTGAACACCCCGGTCGTGCCGTGGATCCGGTGATCAAGGTGCAGTCGCTGGCCTGGCTGGAGTTCGAGAAACCCGATCTGGACCGGGCCGAGAACTTCGCGCGGGCCTTCGGGTTATCCACGGTGAGGGTCACCTCGACCGAACTTCATCTGCGCGGGACGGACCCCGGAGCGGCCTGCGTCATCATCCGCCGAGGTCCCCGCTCTCGCTTCGTGGGTGCCGCCTTCGCGGCCGCGGAGCGCCGGGACGTCCTCCGGTTGGCCGACGCCACCGACCGCACGGTCACCGCGCTCCCCGAGAGCATCGGCGGGGTTACCGTGGACCTCACAGATCCCGGGGGAAGCCTGGTCCGGGTGGTCTCCGACGCCCACGAAGCTGCGGCGCTGACCCCGCAGCAACCGCAGGTGGTCAACGCCGGGCCGCAGATCGCCCGCATCAACTCCGCCCAGCGCCCGCCGCGCGAACCGGCGCGGATCGAGAGAGTCGGACACGTGGTGCTCCAGAGCGCCCACTATCTCGACAGCCTCAACTGGTATCTGCAGCACCTCGGCCTCATCGTCAGTGACTTCCTCTACTACGAGGGGCAGCGCGAGCGGGGCCCCGTCATGAGCTTTATGCGCTGCGACCTGGGGCCGGTCCCCTCCGACCACCACACCCTCGCCCTCACACTCGGGCCCCGGGACCGCTACGTGCACTCGGCGTTCCAGGTCTGCGACCTCGACGCGATCGCCGCGGGCGGCGAGTTCCTGCTGGACCGGGGTTATCGACGGTCGTGGGGTATCGGCCGCCACATCCAGGGCAGTCAGATCTTCGACTACTGGCGCGATCCAGACGGCTTCCTCGTCGAGCACTACGCCGACGGCGACTTGTTCGACTCCACCCTTGAGCCCGGCTGGGCTCCGATGACCGCCTCGGGACTGGCGCAGTGGGGTCCGCCGGCCACCCCGGACTTCCTCGGCATCGCACCGGGGAAGGAGTCCTTGCGTGAGCTACGCGCCATGGCCTCGTCGCTGCGAGGCGACACCGAATTCGATCTCCAACGCCTTCGCGGCCTACTGAAAGTTGCCTCCACATGA
- a CDS encoding TetR/AcrR family transcriptional regulator — MVDTGTREDRLRRRKARTRAALVDAAQSFLAQGRTAVPVLEITQAADVGMGSFYNHFESKEHLFRAAVDEALEAHGEMLDELTTGSDDPAEVFARSFRVTGRLHRIHPELSRVILSEGASLISSEFGLAPRARRDLGAAAAAGRFTFHDQDLALALVAGATIGLAQLLHDQPGRDDADATDRITEDLLRTFGLASGEARRLCGLPLPDIGGVPFTQAGPG, encoded by the coding sequence ATGGTCGACACCGGAACCCGCGAGGACCGCCTCCGACGCCGCAAGGCGCGTACCCGCGCCGCGCTCGTGGATGCCGCTCAGTCTTTCCTCGCCCAGGGGCGCACGGCGGTGCCGGTTCTCGAGATCACCCAGGCCGCCGACGTGGGCATGGGCTCGTTCTACAACCACTTCGAGAGCAAGGAACACCTGTTCCGGGCCGCCGTGGACGAGGCTCTCGAGGCGCACGGGGAGATGCTCGACGAGCTCACTACCGGTTCGGACGACCCGGCAGAGGTGTTCGCCCGATCGTTTCGGGTCACCGGCCGCCTCCACCGGATTCATCCGGAACTCTCGAGGGTCATCCTCTCCGAAGGCGCGTCACTCATCTCCTCCGAGTTCGGACTGGCGCCCCGCGCCCGCCGCGACCTCGGGGCCGCGGCCGCGGCGGGGCGCTTCACGTTCCATGATCAGGACCTCGCGCTGGCGCTGGTCGCCGGTGCGACCATCGGCCTCGCCCAGCTGCTGCACGACCAGCCCGGTCGGGACGATGCCGACGCGACCGATCGGATCACCGAAGACCTCCTCCGCACCTTCGGTCTGGCCTCCGGCGAGGCCCGCCGCCTCTGCGGACTTCCTCTCCCCGACATCGGCGGGGTGCCATTCACGCAGGCAGGCCCGGGCTGA
- a CDS encoding lipase family protein: MSDPAAGSSAVAVPDPMAAFRPAPPHERTPERYLPSPSPDPWYSSPPVVDPATAPGTILDSRPVTIPPHNMRNFGRGWQVLVQSTDSHDRPQQIVSTVIEPATPWTGPGTRPLVSFNVTIDSLGLTCMPSHVLPHEFNLELPPFLQILADRGYGLVVTDFQGPKAAYAAGRANGRAVLDGIRAARAFVPPGDPGPLFADSRVVQVGYSGGGIATGWAAQLQPVYAPELTGVLVGSSVGGVPADYSELFDTLDGTLGSGLFLAAVLGIAREYPELYSLLNDAGDVAAHALRDSCAAANTAAGIFHTPLSMLTDVDPRTDPVVAEVLARNRLGTADPTRGADPREVPTGPVQVWHGDAAAPIGPGPGSSQGPGDPFVPEWTARQLADEWCAAGADVEYTPVPGEHILAAYTAVGPALDWVDDRARGVPFTSGCR; the protein is encoded by the coding sequence ATGTCCGACCCGGCGGCGGGATCCTCGGCCGTCGCGGTGCCCGATCCGATGGCCGCGTTCCGACCTGCCCCGCCGCACGAGCGAACGCCGGAGCGGTATCTGCCCAGCCCGTCGCCGGACCCGTGGTACTCCTCCCCGCCCGTCGTCGATCCCGCCACCGCCCCCGGCACGATCCTCGACTCGCGTCCGGTGACCATCCCCCCGCACAACATGCGCAACTTCGGCCGGGGCTGGCAGGTGCTGGTCCAGAGCACCGACTCCCACGACCGACCGCAGCAGATCGTCTCCACTGTCATCGAGCCGGCCACTCCGTGGACCGGGCCCGGCACGCGGCCGCTCGTGTCGTTCAACGTCACGATCGACTCCCTCGGCCTGACGTGCATGCCGTCGCACGTACTGCCGCACGAGTTCAACCTCGAGCTGCCGCCGTTCCTCCAGATCCTGGCCGACCGCGGATACGGCCTGGTCGTCACGGACTTCCAGGGCCCGAAGGCCGCGTACGCCGCGGGCCGGGCCAACGGCCGGGCCGTCCTCGATGGGATCCGCGCGGCCCGGGCCTTCGTCCCGCCGGGCGACCCCGGCCCGCTGTTCGCCGACTCGCGGGTCGTGCAGGTCGGCTACTCCGGTGGCGGAATCGCGACCGGCTGGGCCGCCCAGCTGCAGCCGGTCTACGCACCCGAGCTGACCGGCGTCCTGGTGGGGTCATCGGTGGGTGGTGTCCCCGCCGACTACTCGGAACTGTTCGACACCCTGGACGGGACCCTCGGCTCGGGCCTCTTCCTCGCCGCGGTGCTGGGGATCGCCCGCGAGTACCCCGAGCTGTACTCCCTGCTCAACGACGCCGGGGACGTGGCCGCCCATGCACTCCGTGACTCGTGCGCCGCCGCCAATACCGCAGCCGGCATCTTCCACACCCCGCTGTCGATGCTCACCGACGTCGACCCGCGTACCGACCCGGTCGTTGCGGAGGTCCTGGCCCGCAACCGGCTGGGGACCGCCGACCCGACACGCGGCGCGGACCCCCGCGAGGTGCCGACCGGCCCGGTCCAGGTGTGGCACGGGGACGCCGCCGCGCCGATCGGGCCGGGCCCGGGCTCGTCACAGGGCCCCGGCGACCCGTTCGTCCCCGAATGGACGGCCCGGCAACTGGCCGACGAGTGGTGCGCGGCCGGCGCCGACGTCGAGTACACGCCCGTGCCGGGCGAACACATCCTCGCCGCGTACACGGCCGTGGGTCCGGCACTCGACTGGGTCGACGACCGCGCCCGCGGAGTCCCGTTCACCTCCGGCTGCCGCTAG
- a CDS encoding fumarylacetoacetate hydrolase family protein: MSISVLRTADAWWVQNLDGAARIDTAATTTGELLGDRAAIVAAEAAGPGERVPVDDLDLVSPVTAPCRVVAQMTNYATHVKDSGMDPQTVPLTFFRKSSGSISGPFDDVIRPAHVTLLDYEVEIGLVVGSPLRVGTEVDETTLPEVVAGLVITNDVSARDVQLPKTQFYEAKSYPTFTPVGPVLVLLDAAEFARFDDLRLTLRVNGEIRQDRKVGGDMIYGPVEALRTLAGFQRLDAGDLVLTGTPGGTALKAPPKLIEKIGALLPPALKWKSFFRGQAKNPAYLKDGDIMELSIATDDGALDLGIQRTRVRYAR, translated from the coding sequence ATGAGTATCTCCGTCCTTCGCACCGCCGACGCCTGGTGGGTCCAGAATCTCGACGGTGCCGCGAGGATCGACACCGCCGCCACCACCACGGGGGAGCTCCTCGGAGACCGGGCGGCGATCGTCGCAGCCGAGGCCGCGGGGCCCGGCGAGCGCGTGCCGGTCGATGACCTCGACCTCGTCTCCCCTGTGACCGCGCCGTGCCGGGTGGTCGCGCAGATGACCAATTACGCCACCCATGTCAAGGACTCCGGGATGGACCCCCAGACCGTTCCGCTGACCTTCTTCCGCAAGTCCTCCGGGTCGATCAGCGGCCCGTTCGACGACGTGATCAGGCCGGCGCACGTCACACTCCTCGACTACGAGGTCGAGATCGGCTTGGTCGTGGGATCGCCGCTGCGGGTGGGCACCGAGGTCGACGAAACCACGCTGCCGGAGGTCGTCGCCGGGCTCGTCATCACGAACGACGTCTCCGCCCGTGACGTGCAACTGCCCAAGACCCAGTTCTACGAGGCCAAGTCGTACCCGACGTTCACCCCCGTCGGCCCCGTCCTCGTCCTCCTGGACGCCGCAGAGTTCGCCCGCTTCGACGATCTCCGCTTGACGCTGCGGGTTAACGGCGAGATCCGCCAGGACCGGAAGGTGGGCGGGGACATGATCTACGGGCCGGTCGAGGCGCTGCGGACGTTGGCGGGTTTCCAACGGCTCGACGCGGGGGACCTGGTACTGACCGGGACTCCCGGTGGGACCGCCCTCAAGGCCCCACCCAAGCTGATCGAGAAGATCGGTGCGCTGCTGCCGCCGGCGCTCAAGTGGAAGAGCTTCTTCAGGGGGCAGGCGAAGAACCCCGCCTATCTGAAGGACGGGGACATCATGGAACTCTCGATCGCCACCGACGACGGCGCCCTGGACCTGGGCATCCAGCGCACTCGGGTGAGGTATGCCCGGTGA